In the Paenibacillus sp. FSL H7-0357 genome, one interval contains:
- the moaC gene encoding cyclic pyranopterin monophosphate synthase MoaC, producing the protein MELTHFNEQGRARMVDVSDKDISKRTAVARSKVQMDPNTLAAIKAGKIGKGDVMAVAQVAGIMAAKNTSSWIPMCHPLPLTGVDISFSDNSEDELYIEATVKTTGKTGVEMEALTAVSAAALTVYDMCKALQKDMIIGPTMLVSKSGGKNGDYALEA; encoded by the coding sequence GTGGAGTTAACCCATTTCAATGAGCAGGGCAGAGCGCGCATGGTGGATGTCAGCGACAAGGATATTAGCAAGCGGACAGCTGTCGCGCGGAGCAAGGTGCAGATGGACCCGAACACGCTTGCGGCCATTAAAGCGGGCAAGATCGGCAAAGGCGATGTTATGGCTGTTGCCCAGGTTGCCGGAATTATGGCCGCGAAGAACACCTCCAGCTGGATACCAATGTGCCACCCGCTGCCGCTTACCGGTGTTGATATCAGCTTCTCGGATAACAGCGAAGATGAACTCTATATAGAAGCAACCGTCAAGACGACCGGAAAGACCGGAGTGGAGATGGAGGCGCTGACTGCGGTTTCTGCGGCGGCGCTGACTGTATATGACATGTGCAAGGCGCTGCAAAAGGACATGATTATCGGTCCGACGATGCTGGTATCCAAGAGCGGCGGGAAAAATGGAGATTACGCGCTGGAAGCTTAG
- a CDS encoding ATP-binding cassette domain-containing protein: MKPLVFETRELTKKYGSAFALQHLNMTIEEGDIYGFVGENGAGKSTLMKVIGGLVHPTSGEVSLFGQREKQELIRARRQVGFLIETPSLYPHMNAEENLGFYCRIFGIQDKARIGEVLQTVALTDAGSKKTSQYSLGMRQRLGLAIALLNHPKFLVLDEPINGLDPVGIVDMRGILELLAHEQGVTILISSHILGELQLLATKYGFIHQGRLIKEVSAGELLQSAQSMITISTPHPAAAMALLKEKLQLEDISINTAGAIEIPKAAADLEQLMTVLLQQGIPVDGFNLSAPNLEHYYMDLIGGKGQ; the protein is encoded by the coding sequence TTGAAACCGCTTGTGTTCGAAACCAGAGAGCTGACTAAAAAGTATGGCTCCGCGTTTGCGCTTCAGCATTTGAATATGACCATTGAAGAGGGAGATATCTACGGATTTGTCGGGGAGAATGGTGCCGGAAAAAGTACGCTGATGAAAGTGATCGGCGGGCTTGTACACCCGACAAGCGGAGAAGTCTCACTGTTTGGGCAGCGGGAAAAGCAGGAGCTCATCCGTGCCAGGCGGCAGGTTGGGTTTCTGATTGAAACGCCGTCTCTTTATCCGCATATGAACGCCGAGGAGAACCTGGGTTTTTATTGCCGGATCTTCGGAATTCAGGATAAAGCAAGAATCGGGGAGGTGCTGCAGACTGTAGCGTTAACGGATGCCGGAAGCAAAAAAACCTCGCAATATTCCCTCGGCATGCGTCAGCGTCTCGGCCTCGCCATCGCGCTGCTTAATCATCCGAAGTTCCTTGTGCTGGACGAGCCCATCAACGGGCTGGACCCTGTGGGGATTGTGGACATGCGGGGGATTCTGGAGCTGCTGGCGCATGAGCAGGGGGTAACGATATTGATCTCCAGCCATATTCTGGGTGAGCTTCAGCTGCTGGCGACTAAATACGGGTTCATACATCAGGGGCGGCTGATCAAAGAGGTCTCTGCCGGTGAATTACTGCAATCGGCACAGTCAATGATTACAATTTCAACACCTCATCCGGCTGCTGCTATGGCTCTTCTGAAGGAGAAGCTGCAGCTTGAAGACATCTCCATCAATACTGCCGGGGCCATTGAGATTCCCAAGGCAGCAGCAGATTTGGAGCAGCTGATGACGGTTCTCCTGCAGCAGGGAATTCCGGTTGACGGGTTCAACCTGTCCGCGCCTAATCTGGAACACTATTATATGGATCTGATTGGAGGCAAAGGTCAATGA
- a CDS encoding ATP-binding protein: MNTMLREELLYLITFPLIPVILHYFFSRSFTCRIKSNPYLVLIYALYMACHLALHHSQLPDMVLLTANTGLIFLLSLLYRGDNLWRGYSAFFVTALIFLGEAVMPFAYTDSGYIANLFLSKLLVLSLVYLLLRITKGEGRGNLAGWYWSLLLVCPVLSVITLVSLSDNFFFQAYPNLFPVVPTLLLAINCLIFVLSDHILCVQSERSKRLLLEQQNTYYVNQYLMTRDKQEEAFKFQHDFKNILLGLRAGLAKDEETSIHELDRLLGTIGQPAGSCDTGNPVIDAMISYKEQTAGSYDTPFRLELNIPPQLELDTTVISVILGNTLDNAIEACRETFNQERYVLIHMHYLNDSLFIKIQNPYAHEISTNRYGEISSTKADTRSHGIGLRNIRKTVEEWGGLLDISYNSGLFQVEVVLFHIPRKLAASG, from the coding sequence ATGAATACCATGCTGCGGGAAGAGCTGCTGTATCTGATCACTTTTCCGCTGATTCCTGTAATCCTTCATTATTTCTTCAGCCGCAGCTTCACCTGCCGGATCAAGAGCAACCCTTATCTTGTCCTGATCTACGCTCTCTATATGGCTTGTCATCTCGCGCTGCATCACAGCCAGCTTCCGGACATGGTTCTGCTCACCGCAAATACCGGCTTGATCTTCTTGTTATCACTGCTCTACCGGGGGGATAACCTGTGGAGGGGGTATTCCGCCTTTTTTGTTACGGCTCTCATCTTTCTTGGCGAAGCCGTGATGCCGTTTGCGTATACGGATAGCGGATACATAGCAAACCTCTTTCTTTCCAAGCTGCTGGTATTGTCACTCGTATACCTTCTGCTGCGAATCACCAAAGGGGAAGGGCGCGGTAATTTAGCGGGATGGTACTGGAGTCTGCTGCTGGTCTGCCCTGTTCTGAGCGTTATTACTTTGGTCTCGCTGTCGGACAACTTCTTCTTCCAGGCGTATCCCAACCTGTTCCCCGTGGTACCTACCCTGCTGCTGGCGATCAACTGCCTGATTTTTGTGCTCAGCGACCATATCCTGTGCGTGCAGTCCGAGAGAAGCAAACGTCTGCTGCTGGAACAGCAGAACACCTACTATGTTAACCAATATCTGATGACCCGGGACAAGCAGGAGGAAGCCTTCAAATTTCAGCATGACTTCAAAAACATCCTGCTTGGCTTGCGCGCAGGGCTTGCCAAAGATGAAGAAACTTCCATCCATGAACTGGACCGTCTGCTGGGCACGATTGGACAGCCTGCAGGCAGCTGCGATACCGGAAACCCGGTCATTGATGCGATGATCAGCTACAAGGAGCAAACCGCAGGCAGCTATGACACCCCCTTTCGCTTAGAGCTGAACATTCCGCCGCAGCTTGAGCTGGACACTACGGTGATCAGCGTCATTCTCGGCAATACCCTGGACAATGCAATTGAAGCCTGCCGGGAGACCTTTAATCAGGAGCGTTATGTCTTGATCCATATGCATTATCTGAATGACAGCTTGTTCATAAAAATTCAGAATCCGTATGCCCATGAAATCAGCACCAACCGTTATGGTGAAATCTCTTCGACCAAGGCCGATACACGGTCGCATGGCATCGGACTGCGAAACATCCGGAAAACTGTGGAGGAATGGGGCGGCCTGTTGGATATTTCCTATAACAGCGGTCTGTTTCAAGTGGAGGTCGTTCTGTTCCATATCCCAAGAAAGCTTGCCGCTTCCGGTTGA
- a CDS encoding ABC transporter permease codes for MRNFLQAEIYYLRKDLAFKSINAVFVLGSILLVVIIGNHGGYELSSPMQPLKLAGSFSLFLYLVIPMHACFFSTEGFEYGSVQNIIASGQSRPGYYMGKYMLELLAIFWWLLQFFGLFSILYLAAALVTGSPIGMESLRDDTIQAVRTFGLNILYLAAYCAVIMMLGVLIRKAASAVVATFFFIFGNLLLTGYLKDSSSAFLKWVSDHSLMTQIMKFSGMYVADSEQILLSGAGDYIQAVLIPVIVILVCLPVALISLEKQDIHI; via the coding sequence ATGAGGAATTTTTTGCAGGCTGAAATTTATTATTTGCGAAAAGATCTGGCGTTCAAAAGCATCAATGCTGTGTTTGTGCTGGGATCGATTCTGCTGGTTGTGATCATCGGGAACCATGGCGGGTATGAATTAAGCAGTCCCATGCAGCCCTTAAAGCTCGCTGGTTCATTCTCCCTGTTTCTATATCTGGTTATCCCGATGCATGCCTGCTTTTTCTCTACAGAAGGTTTTGAATACGGTTCGGTGCAGAATATAATCGCTTCGGGGCAGAGCCGGCCGGGGTATTATATGGGTAAATATATGCTGGAGCTGCTGGCGATTTTTTGGTGGCTGCTGCAATTTTTCGGACTCTTCTCCATCTTATATCTGGCTGCGGCGCTTGTTACCGGATCTCCTATTGGGATGGAGAGCTTAAGAGACGACACCATTCAGGCGGTCAGGACTTTCGGGTTGAATATCTTATATTTGGCGGCTTATTGCGCCGTAATCATGATGCTGGGGGTGCTTATCCGTAAAGCGGCTTCCGCTGTGGTGGCAACCTTTTTCTTTATTTTCGGTAATTTACTTCTTACAGGTTATCTCAAGGATTCGTCTTCGGCATTCTTGAAATGGGTATCGGATCATTCCCTGATGACGCAAATCATGAAATTTTCCGGGATGTATGTAGCGGACTCGGAGCAGATCCTGCTGTCGGGTGCGGGAGATTACATTCAAGCGGTGCTCATTCCGGTTATTGTTATCCTCGTTTGCTTGCCGGTGGCCCTGATTTCTTTGGAGAAGCAGGATATTCATATATAA
- a CDS encoding MogA/MoaB family molybdenum cofactor biosynthesis protein, translated as MAWKTAILTASDKGARGEREDTSAQVIRELVEEELGGEIIEYRIVPDEQDEIIAALIELTDYFQADLVLTTGGTDLAIRDVTPEATRRVIEREVPGLSEAMRSTVMQKNRAVMLFRGICGIRGRTLIVNLPGTPKGVHENLAAIMDQLPEALLMVTGQYRQ; from the coding sequence ATGGCGTGGAAAACAGCAATCCTGACGGCCAGCGATAAAGGGGCCAGGGGCGAACGGGAAGACACGAGCGCCCAGGTTATTCGGGAACTGGTGGAAGAGGAGCTTGGCGGTGAGATTATTGAGTACCGGATCGTGCCGGATGAGCAGGATGAGATCATTGCTGCTTTGATTGAACTTACGGATTATTTTCAGGCGGATCTGGTGCTGACTACCGGAGGGACTGATCTGGCGATTCGTGATGTTACGCCGGAAGCTACACGGCGTGTGATTGAGCGGGAGGTGCCCGGCCTCTCTGAGGCCATGCGCAGTACCGTCATGCAGAAGAACCGCGCGGTTATGCTGTTCCGCGGTATTTGCGGCATTCGCGGGAGAACGCTGATCGTTAATTTGCCGGGTACACCGAAGGGTGTCCATGAGAATCTGGCAGCGATTATGGATCAGCTGCCTGAAGCACTGCTCATGGTAACCGGCCAATACCGTCAATAA
- a CDS encoding ABC-F family ATP-binding cassette domain-containing protein, with translation MLLQATGITKSYGIQSVLDGISLQVNEKERVGLVGVNGAGKSTFLQILAGEMSFDSGQIHKSKETTIGYLAQNSGLQSDKTIQEEMLAVFAPLIEAEAELRQLEASIADPRLAEDPKRYEDLLERYAKRSDWFKDHGGYEMNTRIRSVLHGMGFGEFAPETPIATLSGGQKTRLALARILLQAPDLLMLDEPTNHLDIETLTWLEDYLRGYAGGILVVSHDRYFLDRLVTTIVEIERHQSRRYTGNYSRYMELKAAEYEIRMKQYEKQQDEISRMEDFVQRNIVRASTTKRAQSRRKALDKMDRLDKPLGDLKKASFSFEPDFMSGKEVLQLRDVAVAFSEKSAPLFQHASFELRRGETAALIGPNGIGKSTLLQCLTGTREPSAGTVNWGTKVKIAYYDQEQTRLNPRNTVLEELWSEYPMLEEARIRTILGNFLFSGEDVLKKVASLSGGEKARVALSKLMLRGANMLILDEPTNHLDLVSREVLESALIDFEGTLLFISHDRYFLNKMAERVLELHPGGIDQYLGNYDDYVEKKKELEDIALEEAELASAKASRNADIEASAAEKGTASSYEADKQAKREERNRQRRISELEENIARLEEDIARVENEMTKPEVYQDYMALQEHESDLKSKKATLTELFSEWENLADE, from the coding sequence ATGCTTCTTCAAGCGACAGGAATTACGAAATCATATGGGATACAAAGCGTGCTGGACGGCATAAGTCTGCAAGTAAACGAGAAGGAAAGAGTGGGGCTCGTCGGCGTCAACGGCGCCGGCAAATCCACCTTTCTGCAGATTCTCGCAGGCGAGATGTCTTTTGACAGCGGGCAAATTCATAAATCCAAGGAAACCACAATCGGCTACCTGGCCCAGAACAGCGGCCTCCAGTCGGACAAGACCATTCAGGAGGAAATGCTGGCTGTCTTTGCTCCGCTGATTGAAGCGGAAGCCGAGCTGCGGCAGCTGGAAGCCAGTATCGCCGATCCCCGGCTCGCGGAGGATCCCAAGCGGTATGAGGACCTGCTGGAACGGTATGCTAAACGCTCGGATTGGTTCAAGGACCACGGCGGATATGAGATGAATACGCGGATTCGCAGCGTGCTTCATGGTATGGGCTTCGGTGAATTTGCACCGGAGACACCTATCGCGACGTTAAGCGGCGGCCAGAAGACTCGGCTGGCACTGGCCCGTATCCTGCTTCAGGCTCCGGATCTGCTTATGCTGGATGAGCCGACCAACCATCTGGATATCGAGACGCTCACCTGGCTGGAGGATTACCTGCGCGGCTATGCCGGCGGCATCCTGGTCGTCTCCCATGACCGGTATTTCCTCGACCGGCTGGTTACGACCATCGTTGAGATCGAACGGCATCAGTCCCGGAGATACACCGGGAACTACAGCCGCTACATGGAGCTGAAAGCTGCAGAGTATGAAATCCGCATGAAGCAATATGAGAAACAGCAGGATGAAATCTCGCGGATGGAGGATTTCGTGCAGCGTAATATCGTGCGCGCCTCCACCACCAAGCGTGCGCAGAGCCGCCGCAAAGCACTCGACAAAATGGACCGCCTCGACAAGCCGCTGGGGGATCTCAAGAAGGCCAGCTTCTCCTTCGAGCCTGATTTCATGTCGGGCAAAGAGGTGCTTCAGCTCCGTGACGTCGCTGTGGCCTTCAGCGAAAAATCGGCACCGCTGTTTCAGCACGCTTCCTTCGAGCTGCGGCGCGGCGAAACTGCGGCGCTGATTGGCCCGAACGGGATCGGTAAATCCACGCTGCTGCAGTGCCTGACTGGCACGCGCGAACCTTCGGCCGGAACGGTCAACTGGGGAACAAAAGTGAAAATCGCGTACTACGACCAGGAACAGACCCGGTTGAATCCGCGCAATACGGTGCTGGAAGAGTTATGGAGCGAGTACCCGATGCTGGAAGAAGCGCGAATCCGCACTATCCTCGGCAACTTCCTGTTCAGCGGCGAGGATGTCCTGAAGAAAGTCGCTTCCCTCAGCGGCGGCGAGAAAGCACGGGTAGCACTCTCGAAGCTCATGCTGCGCGGTGCGAACATGCTCATTCTCGATGAGCCGACCAACCATTTGGATCTGGTGAGCCGTGAAGTGCTGGAATCGGCGCTAATCGATTTCGAGGGAACGCTGCTTTTTATCTCCCATGACCGTTATTTTCTTAATAAAATGGCCGAGCGCGTTCTGGAGCTTCACCCCGGCGGCATTGACCAATATCTCGGAAATTATGACGACTATGTCGAGAAGAAAAAGGAGCTTGAAGACATCGCACTGGAGGAAGCCGAACTTGCCTCTGCCAAAGCGTCCCGGAATGCTGACATCGAAGCTTCAGCAGCGGAAAAAGGCACCGCTTCCTCTTATGAAGCCGACAAACAGGCCAAACGCGAGGAACGCAACCGCCAGCGGCGGATTTCCGAGCTGGAAGAGAACATTGCCCGGCTTGAGGAAGACATCGCCCGTGTCGAAAATGAAATGACCAAACCTGAAGTTTATCAGGACTATATGGCGCTTCAAGAACATGAAAGCGACCTGAAGAGCAAGAAAGCAACTCTTACAGAATTATTTAGCGAATGGGAAAACCTTGCTGACGAATAA
- the groES gene encoding co-chaperone GroES, translating to MIKPLGERVLVEPSEQEETTSFGIVLPDSSKEKPQEGKIIAVGSGVLKDGVRVPLEVKEGDRVIFSKYAGTEIKYEGKEYLIMKESDIHAILD from the coding sequence ATGATCAAACCACTAGGTGAACGCGTATTGGTAGAACCAAGCGAGCAAGAGGAAACCACTTCTTTCGGGATTGTGCTTCCGGACTCCTCTAAGGAGAAACCGCAAGAGGGTAAAATTATCGCTGTAGGCAGCGGTGTATTGAAAGACGGAGTGCGTGTACCACTCGAAGTTAAAGAAGGCGACCGCGTGATTTTCTCGAAATATGCCGGAACTGAAATCAAATACGAAGGCAAAGAATATTTGATTATGAAAGAAAGCGACATTCACGCGATTCTTGACTAA
- a CDS encoding LytR/AlgR family response regulator transcription factor, with amino-acid sequence MIHIAVCDDDLQAAGQIENLILDARHQCSEELEVSLYYSGESFAQALQDGDRFDLIFMDIEMGGMDGITAGQVLREDDGNDLVQLIYISSHEQYHLQLFDVRPSGFIKKPVEPEAFIHKLIPALQKAIRTRQQGKTNFLPVQQKGKELLIPFRDILYLESSIRRVSLITKDREIQYYGMLKDEARKLPGGHFVRIHQSYIVNFFFIKEISAKRVTLVSGKELPVSEKHSLSVRKAYLSFRGTLV; translated from the coding sequence ATGATTCATATCGCCGTTTGTGACGACGATCTGCAGGCTGCAGGACAGATTGAGAACCTGATTCTAGATGCCCGGCACCAATGTTCGGAAGAGCTGGAGGTATCCCTCTATTACTCCGGGGAAAGTTTCGCCCAGGCTCTTCAGGACGGAGACCGCTTTGACCTTATTTTCATGGATATTGAAATGGGTGGAATGGATGGAATTACAGCGGGGCAAGTGCTGCGGGAAGATGACGGAAATGATCTTGTACAATTGATTTATATCTCCAGCCATGAGCAGTATCATCTGCAGCTGTTCGATGTGCGGCCGTCGGGTTTTATTAAGAAGCCGGTTGAACCGGAAGCATTCATACATAAGCTTATTCCCGCCTTGCAAAAGGCCATACGTACCCGCCAGCAGGGCAAAACCAACTTCCTGCCGGTACAGCAAAAAGGAAAGGAGCTGCTGATCCCTTTTCGGGACATCCTCTATTTGGAGAGCAGCATCAGACGGGTTTCCCTTATCACGAAGGACAGGGAGATCCAGTATTACGGCATGCTTAAGGATGAGGCGCGCAAGCTGCCCGGCGGTCATTTCGTGCGGATTCATCAATCTTACATTGTGAACTTTTTCTTTATTAAAGAAATCAGTGCGAAGAGGGTTACGCTAGTCAGCGGCAAGGAGCTGCCGGTCAGTGAGAAGCACAGCTTATCCGTGCGGAAAGCCTACCTCAGCTTTAGGGGGACGCTCGTATGA
- the groL gene encoding chaperonin GroEL (60 kDa chaperone family; promotes refolding of misfolded polypeptides especially under stressful conditions; forms two stacked rings of heptamers to form a barrel-shaped 14mer; ends can be capped by GroES; misfolded proteins enter the barrel where they are refolded when GroES binds) — protein sequence MAKEIKFSEDARRSMLRGVDALANAVKVTLGPKGRNVVLEKKFGSPLITNDGVTIAKEIELEDAFENMGAQLVKEVATKTNDVAGDGTTTATVLAQAMIREGLKNVTAGANPMVIRKGIDKAVKAAVAELQNIAKPIEDSQAIAQVAAISAADDEVGQLIAEAMEKVGKDGVITVEESRGFLTELEVVEGMQFDRGYISPYMITDTDKMEAVLENPYILITDKKISSTQEILPLLEKIVQQARPLVIIAEDIEGEAQAMLIVNKLRGTFNAVAVKAPGFGDRREAMLQDIAALTGGQVITEKLGLDLKSTSIEQLGNARQVRVTKENTTIVDGSGDKADINARVSQIRSQLEETTSEFDKEKLQERLAKLAGGVAVVKVGAATETELKERKLRIEDALNATRAAVEEGIVSGGGTALVNVYAAVAAVNAVGDEKTGVNIVLRALEEPVRTIAANAGQEGSVIVDRLKKEAIGIGYNAATDEWVNMFEAGIVDPAKVTRYALQNAASVAAMFLTTEAVIADKPEPEKGGGMPDMGGMGGMGGMM from the coding sequence ATGGCAAAAGAAATTAAATTCAGTGAAGACGCCCGCCGCTCGATGTTGCGTGGTGTTGATGCTTTGGCAAATGCGGTAAAAGTTACACTCGGACCTAAAGGCCGCAACGTGGTGCTTGAGAAGAAATTCGGCAGCCCGCTGATCACCAATGATGGTGTTACCATCGCCAAAGAAATCGAGCTTGAAGATGCATTCGAGAACATGGGCGCACAGCTCGTTAAAGAAGTTGCTACCAAAACCAACGATGTAGCTGGTGACGGTACTACAACTGCAACTGTTCTGGCACAAGCCATGATCCGTGAAGGCCTGAAGAACGTAACTGCAGGCGCTAACCCGATGGTTATCCGCAAAGGGATCGACAAAGCGGTTAAAGCAGCAGTTGCTGAACTGCAGAATATTGCTAAACCAATCGAAGACTCCCAGGCTATCGCTCAAGTAGCTGCTATCTCCGCTGCTGACGATGAAGTGGGCCAACTGATTGCTGAAGCTATGGAAAAAGTCGGCAAAGACGGCGTAATCACCGTTGAAGAATCCCGCGGATTCCTGACTGAGCTTGAAGTGGTTGAAGGCATGCAGTTCGACCGTGGCTATATTTCCCCTTATATGATCACTGATACGGACAAAATGGAAGCTGTTCTGGAGAACCCGTACATCCTGATCACCGACAAAAAAATCAGCAGCACGCAAGAAATTCTTCCGCTGCTTGAAAAGATCGTACAACAGGCGCGTCCGCTCGTAATCATCGCTGAAGATATCGAAGGCGAAGCACAGGCGATGCTGATCGTGAACAAACTGCGCGGAACATTCAACGCTGTTGCTGTTAAAGCTCCTGGCTTTGGCGACCGCCGCGAAGCTATGCTGCAGGACATCGCTGCCCTGACTGGCGGCCAAGTGATCACCGAGAAGCTTGGACTGGACCTGAAAAGCACTTCTATCGAACAACTGGGTAACGCCCGTCAAGTGCGCGTAACCAAAGAAAACACTACAATCGTAGACGGAAGCGGCGACAAAGCGGACATCAATGCACGCGTAAGCCAAATCCGTTCCCAACTGGAAGAAACCACTTCCGAGTTCGACAAGGAAAAACTGCAGGAGCGTCTGGCTAAATTGGCCGGCGGCGTAGCCGTTGTTAAAGTAGGCGCTGCAACTGAAACAGAACTTAAAGAACGCAAGCTTCGCATCGAAGATGCCCTGAACGCAACCCGCGCTGCGGTTGAAGAAGGTATCGTATCCGGTGGGGGTACTGCTCTTGTGAACGTATATGCTGCTGTAGCTGCTGTAAATGCAGTAGGCGACGAAAAAACAGGCGTGAACATTGTACTGCGCGCTCTGGAAGAGCCTGTCCGCACAATCGCAGCAAACGCTGGTCAAGAAGGTTCCGTAATCGTGGACCGTCTGAAAAAAGAAGCTATCGGCATCGGCTACAACGCTGCTACCGATGAGTGGGTGAACATGTTCGAAGCAGGGATCGTTGACCCTGCCAAAGTAACTCGTTACGCGCTGCAAAACGCAGCATCCGTAGCTGCAATGTTCCTGACCACCGAAGCTGTCATCGCTGACAAACCGGAGCCTGAAAAAGGCGGCGGAATGCCAGATATGGGCGGCATGGGCGGTATGGGCGGCATGATGTAA
- the tatC gene encoding twin-arginine translocase subunit TatC, producing the protein MTLEPEEMSVVEHLTELRRRIIYVLIVFVVGLIGGLFVAKPIYLYLIHADHAQGFVLHAFSFWDGIGMYMKIAMAVSLTVSLPFIVYQLWAFISPGLRQVERSAALRYVPYVFILFLLGIAFAYYIVFPMALSFTISITRGMGLEETYGIAQYFSFMFSLVIPLALLFELPLLVMFLTKLRILNPLRLRKMRRYAYFALVFIAVVITPPDFISDFLVTIPLLVLYEFSVFLSAFVYRKQLAMDNEREARYVRKE; encoded by the coding sequence ATGACTCTGGAACCGGAAGAAATGTCGGTAGTTGAACATCTCACCGAACTGCGTAGGCGGATTATCTACGTGCTGATTGTTTTTGTAGTCGGTCTCATAGGCGGACTGTTCGTCGCCAAACCGATCTATTTATACCTGATCCATGCGGACCATGCCCAGGGTTTTGTACTGCATGCCTTCTCTTTCTGGGATGGCATTGGCATGTACATGAAGATTGCCATGGCAGTTTCGCTAACGGTATCCCTGCCTTTCATCGTCTATCAGCTGTGGGCTTTCATCAGTCCCGGGCTGCGGCAAGTGGAGCGGAGTGCGGCTTTGCGGTATGTGCCCTATGTGTTTATCCTTTTTCTGCTGGGCATTGCCTTTGCCTATTACATTGTATTTCCCATGGCGCTGTCGTTTACCATCTCGATTACCCGCGGTATGGGACTGGAAGAAACCTACGGAATCGCACAGTATTTCAGCTTTATGTTCAGCCTGGTGATTCCGCTGGCTCTGCTCTTTGAGCTGCCGCTGCTTGTTATGTTCCTGACGAAGCTGAGAATTCTCAATCCGCTGCGGCTGCGTAAGATGCGGAGATACGCCTATTTTGCGCTCGTCTTCATCGCAGTGGTCATCACACCACCCGATTTCATCTCGGACTTTTTGGTGACGATCCCGCTGCTGGTGCTGTATGAGTTCAGCGTGTTTCTGTCTGCGTTCGTTTACCGCAAGCAGCTGGCTATGGACAACGAGCGGGAGGCGCGCTACGTCAGGAAAGAGTAG
- the tatA gene encoding twin-arginine translocase TatA/TatE family subunit: MLNGIGAPGIILLVILALLLFGPNKLPELGRAVGRTFREFKDGAREIISEPEPAKKSEAPVPPAPHILATELPQDRRLPE, from the coding sequence ATGCTAAACGGTATTGGTGCTCCCGGAATTATTTTACTGGTTATTTTAGCGCTATTGCTCTTTGGCCCCAACAAGCTTCCTGAGCTTGGCCGGGCAGTCGGGCGGACCTTCCGCGAATTTAAGGACGGGGCGCGTGAAATTATCAGCGAACCTGAGCCGGCCAAGAAGAGTGAGGCTCCTGTTCCGCCGGCCCCGCACATATTAGCAACAGAACTCCCGCAGGACAGACGCCTGCCGGAGTAA
- a CDS encoding 5-formyltetrahydrofolate cyclo-ligase: MTGQKLPLAEWKRELRAEKAALRDSLSLDQRTSWSSLACSHASEWLRQEEASSFMAYVSFRSELDTRPLITAAWAQARKVLLPRVIQASGRMSLHAVASWEDLAPGAYGIQEPITGAIELPCPEGVPDVVFVPGLAFDSRGGRLGYGRGYYDRLRAAWEAELPESARPPVWAGLAYGLQLVQEVPMDDHDAYMDMLITEDGIIHCRKERKLWS, translated from the coding sequence ATGACGGGCCAAAAGCTCCCGCTAGCTGAGTGGAAGCGGGAGCTTCGCGCGGAGAAAGCCGCCCTCCGTGACAGTCTGTCCTTGGATCAGAGGACGTCCTGGTCTTCTCTGGCCTGCAGTCATGCATCAGAATGGCTCCGGCAGGAAGAAGCATCTTCATTCATGGCCTATGTTTCGTTCCGCTCGGAGCTGGATACACGTCCGCTCATCACCGCGGCTTGGGCGCAAGCGCGTAAGGTATTGCTGCCCCGGGTAATTCAGGCCAGCGGAAGGATGAGCCTGCATGCGGTAGCTTCCTGGGAGGATTTGGCGCCGGGAGCCTACGGGATTCAAGAGCCGATTACCGGCGCTATAGAGCTCCCGTGCCCTGAGGGAGTGCCGGATGTTGTATTCGTGCCGGGGCTGGCCTTCGACTCTCGGGGCGGACGGCTCGGTTACGGGCGCGGCTACTATGACCGCTTGCGGGCAGCTTGGGAAGCGGAGCTTCCGGAATCCGCCAGACCGCCGGTATGGGCCGGACTGGCGTACGGACTGCAGCTGGTGCAGGAAGTGCCGATGGATGACCATGATGCCTATATGGACATGCTGATTACGGAAGACGGCATTATTCATTGCCGGAAGGAGAGAAAGCTGTGGAGTTAA